In one window of Nicotiana tabacum cultivar K326 chromosome 12, ASM71507v2, whole genome shotgun sequence DNA:
- the LOC142167151 gene encoding uncharacterized protein LOC142167151 — MAYCLALPPELSFIHPVFHVSMLRKCISDSSQMLEAPAIPFDEKLSYEEEPMAIVDRQVRKLRSKEIEFVKVLWRNHTVEEATWEVEKDMQAKYPHLFQSTGVN; from the exons ATGGCTTATTGTTTGGCACTTCCTCCTGAGCTGTCCTttattcatccagtgtttcatgtctcAATGCTAAGAAAATGTATATCAGACTCATCTCAGATGCTTGAAGCACCTGCTATACCGTTTGATGAGAAGTTGTCTTACGAGGAGGAACCGATGGCTATTGttgataggcaagtaagaaagctACGGTCAAAAGAGATTGAGTTCGTAAAAGTCTTATGGCGAAATCATACagttgaagaagctacttgggaagtaGAAAAAGATATGCAAGCGAAGTACCCCCATTTGTTTCAGTCTACAG GTGTAAATTAA